One window from the genome of Halostella litorea encodes:
- a CDS encoding AbrB/MazE/SpoVT family DNA-binding domain-containing protein translates to MTSSIDESPVTRKVQIAGNSTFTVSLPKEWATAHGLETGREVNLYPSDDGSLVVRVGPREDGGDERVVPGGDLSTTDLTRTVRQLYAAGSDRFRVVAEGEDGFDPEQRRALAAAGTDLTGLEVDDRAADQVGFRNVLNPSKVSLSQTVLNLQHVALSMHRDAVRSAVEADAELAETVLSGPGVTRQFLLVARQFERSLDGYDRPAASDGPRWQTFDRYAAAAQLRRVAGNAERIASVTPRLDDPPAEAVGSNLAERSREAERLVEDAVAAALDDDPAESRTAAYEVLAGTDAFREDLDPVDAAADAADPAALAVVYETLLATADCATAVAKRSVRQAGHDE, encoded by the coding sequence GTGACCAGTTCGATCGACGAGTCCCCGGTGACGCGGAAGGTACAGATCGCCGGGAACTCGACGTTCACCGTGTCGCTCCCGAAGGAGTGGGCGACCGCCCACGGCCTCGAAACGGGGCGGGAGGTCAACCTCTACCCCAGCGACGACGGCTCGCTCGTCGTCCGCGTCGGCCCCCGCGAGGACGGGGGAGACGAGCGCGTCGTCCCCGGCGGCGACCTCTCGACGACGGACCTCACCCGGACCGTCCGCCAGCTGTACGCCGCGGGCAGCGACCGGTTCCGCGTCGTCGCGGAGGGCGAGGACGGGTTCGACCCGGAGCAGCGGCGGGCGCTCGCCGCCGCCGGCACGGACCTGACCGGGCTGGAGGTCGACGACAGGGCCGCCGACCAGGTCGGGTTCCGGAACGTGCTCAACCCGTCGAAGGTGTCGCTCTCCCAGACCGTCCTGAACCTCCAGCACGTCGCGCTCTCGATGCACCGCGACGCGGTCCGGTCGGCCGTCGAGGCCGACGCCGAACTCGCCGAGACGGTCCTCTCGGGGCCGGGCGTGACCCGCCAGTTCCTGCTCGTCGCCCGGCAGTTCGAGCGCTCGCTGGACGGGTACGACCGCCCGGCCGCGTCCGACGGCCCCCGCTGGCAGACGTTCGACAGGTACGCCGCCGCGGCTCAGCTACGCCGCGTCGCCGGGAACGCGGAGCGGATCGCGTCCGTGACGCCCCGGCTGGACGACCCGCCCGCCGAGGCCGTCGGCTCGAACCTCGCCGAGCGGAGCCGCGAGGCGGAACGGCTCGTCGAGGACGCCGTTGCCGCCGCGCTCGACGACGACCCGGCGGAGAGCCGGACCGCGGCCTACGAGGTGCTCGCGGGCACCGACGCGTTCCGGGAGGACCTCGACCCCGTCGACGCGGCCGCCGACGCCGCGGACCCGGCGGCGCTTGCGGTCGTCTACGAGACGCTGCTGGCGACGGCCGACTGCGCGACGGCCGTCGCGAAGCGGTCCGTTCGGCAGGCCGGCCACGACGAGTAG
- the pstB gene encoding phosphate ABC transporter ATP-binding protein PstB translates to MSKEVSAEDEAGSIVRDDESSDGSASDGEPLIETSVDASAAPERSGPSETVIESRDLDVFYGSEQALQDVDIAIPSERVTAIIGPSGCGKSTFLRCINRMNDLVDSARIEGELRFGGDDIYADDVDPVALRRRIGMVFQHPNPFPKSIYDNVAYGLRVQGKTENVDETVEEALKGAALWDEVNDRLDESALDLSGGQQQRLCIARAIAVDPDVLLMDEPASALDPVATSKVEDLITELAEEYTVVIVTHNMQQAARISDKTAVFLTGGELVEFDDTNTVFENPEHQRVEDYITGKFG, encoded by the coding sequence ATGTCAAAGGAAGTATCAGCTGAAGACGAGGCGGGGAGCATCGTTCGGGACGACGAGAGCAGCGACGGTAGCGCAAGCGACGGCGAGCCGCTCATAGAGACATCGGTCGACGCGAGCGCGGCCCCGGAGCGGTCCGGGCCCTCCGAGACGGTGATCGAGTCCCGTGACCTGGACGTGTTCTACGGGAGCGAGCAGGCCCTGCAGGACGTGGACATCGCCATTCCGTCGGAGCGCGTGACGGCGATCATCGGGCCGTCGGGCTGCGGGAAGTCGACGTTCCTGCGGTGTATCAACCGCATGAACGACCTGGTCGACTCCGCCCGCATCGAGGGCGAACTGCGGTTCGGGGGCGACGACATCTACGCCGACGACGTCGACCCGGTCGCGCTCCGGCGGCGCATCGGCATGGTGTTCCAACACCCCAACCCGTTCCCGAAGAGCATCTACGACAACGTCGCCTACGGCCTCCGCGTCCAGGGCAAGACGGAGAACGTAGACGAGACGGTCGAGGAGGCGCTGAAGGGTGCCGCGCTGTGGGACGAGGTGAACGACCGGCTGGACGAGAGCGCGCTCGACCTGTCGGGCGGCCAGCAGCAGCGCCTCTGTATCGCCCGCGCCATCGCCGTCGACCCCGACGTGTTGCTGATGGACGAGCCGGCGAGCGCGCTCGACCCCGTCGCCACCTCGAAAGTCGAGGACCTCATCACGGAACTCGCCGAGGAGTACACGGTGGTCATCGTCACGCACAACATGCAACAGGCCGCGCGCATCTCTGACAAGACGGCCGTGTTCCTCACCGGGGGCGAACTCGTCGAGTTCGACGATACGAACACCGTCTTCGAGAACCCCGAACACCAGCGCGTCGAGGACTACATCACCGGCAAGTTCGGGTGA
- the pstA gene encoding phosphate ABC transporter permease PstA, protein MATEDAPDGTGTGISSTQATVSRVRGVVFEALTLASTVFGLAMVAFMLLYVFNDALEPLSADPGWHLTFLLTFVLPVLLLAGYFYVRDPAAGSVAYASTGIPIVGLVAGGGLIVLFVEIITPLEWLGIVLGLLVGVGVIRAHRRYRPEAAVQRLFVTIFAPIVGVFGVPSFAIDFTATTPFTGTELFTIDVTTPALVPSMTDLLALLPMLPVGWILLVLTLTVPAAAAFGRFVETRREDGRGLVETVAVSVAVVAVGAVAVAPLLNLNAENWVVIATSTLVPTGVYLEGVVRRRKGMTGLLFPVVLVAGALLGAAAVDAFGFAGPTTWLDWGFLTNATSRFRPREAGIYPPLVGSVLMLVVIIVSVFPVGVGAAIYLEEYAPEKGIAGRVVDLIEINIGNLAGVPSVVYGLLGLALFVKGIGLEAGIVIVGGLTVGLLILPIIIISAQEAIRSVPDSMRKASYGMGATRWQTTRNVVLPEALPGILTGTILALGRAIGETAPLLMIGAAQSVRLPPDGFFAKFSAMPRQIYGWSSEFNEAFRFGVLAAGVVTLLLVLLIMNGTAILIRNRYQRDG, encoded by the coding sequence ATGGCGACCGAAGACGCGCCGGACGGGACGGGCACCGGGATCTCGTCGACCCAGGCGACGGTGAGCCGGGTCCGCGGGGTCGTCTTCGAGGCGCTGACGCTCGCCTCGACGGTGTTCGGCCTGGCGATGGTCGCGTTCATGCTGCTGTACGTGTTCAACGACGCGCTTGAGCCGCTGTCCGCGGACCCCGGCTGGCACCTGACGTTCCTGCTGACGTTCGTGTTGCCGGTCCTGCTGCTCGCCGGCTACTTCTACGTCCGCGACCCCGCGGCCGGGTCGGTCGCGTACGCGAGCACCGGCATCCCGATCGTGGGGCTGGTGGCCGGCGGCGGCCTGATCGTGTTGTTCGTGGAGATCATCACGCCGCTCGAGTGGCTCGGGATCGTCCTCGGCCTGCTCGTCGGCGTCGGCGTCATCCGCGCGCACCGCCGGTACCGCCCCGAAGCCGCGGTCCAGCGGCTGTTCGTGACCATCTTCGCCCCGATCGTCGGGGTGTTCGGTGTCCCGTCGTTCGCGATCGACTTCACCGCGACGACGCCGTTTACCGGGACCGAACTGTTCACGATCGACGTGACCACGCCGGCGTTGGTACCCTCGATGACAGACCTGCTCGCGCTGTTGCCGATGCTGCCGGTCGGCTGGATCCTCCTCGTGCTTACGCTGACGGTTCCCGCCGCGGCCGCCTTCGGCAGGTTCGTCGAAACGCGCCGCGAGGACGGCCGGGGACTCGTCGAGACGGTCGCCGTCTCGGTCGCAGTCGTCGCGGTCGGGGCGGTCGCCGTCGCGCCGCTGCTCAACCTGAACGCCGAGAACTGGGTCGTCATCGCCACGTCGACGCTGGTCCCGACCGGCGTCTACCTTGAGGGCGTCGTCAGGCGGCGCAAGGGGATGACGGGCCTGTTGTTCCCGGTCGTGCTGGTCGCGGGGGCGTTACTCGGCGCGGCGGCCGTCGACGCGTTCGGCTTCGCCGGCCCGACCACGTGGCTGGACTGGGGCTTCCTGACGAACGCCACGTCACGCTTCCGTCCCAGGGAGGCAGGCATCTACCCGCCGCTCGTCGGGTCGGTCCTGATGCTGGTCGTCATCATCGTCAGCGTGTTCCCGGTCGGCGTCGGCGCGGCCATCTACCTGGAGGAGTACGCGCCGGAGAAGGGCATCGCCGGGCGGGTCGTCGACCTGATCGAGATCAACATCGGGAACCTCGCCGGCGTTCCGTCGGTCGTCTACGGGCTGCTCGGCCTGGCGCTGTTCGTGAAGGGGATCGGGCTCGAGGCAGGCATCGTCATCGTCGGCGGCCTCACCGTCGGCCTGCTGATCCTGCCCATCATCATCATCTCGGCTCAGGAGGCCATCCGTTCGGTGCCCGACTCCATGCGGAAGGCGTCGTACGGGATGGGCGCGACCCGGTGGCAGACGACCCGCAACGTCGTCCTGCCGGAGGCGCTGCCCGGTATCCTCACTGGGACGATCCTCGCGCTCGGCCGCGCGATCGGCGAGACCGCGCCCCTGCTGATGATCGGGGCCGCCCAGAGCGTCCGGCTCCCGCCGGACGGGTTCTTCGCGAAGTTCAGCGCGATGCCGCGCCAGATCTACGGCTGGTCCTCGGAGTTCAACGAGGCCTTCCGCTTCGGCGTGCTCGCGGCCGGGGTCGTGACGCTGCTGCTCGTCCTGCTCATCATGAACGGGACCGCGATACTGATCCGCAACAGGTACCAGCGAGACGGTTAA
- the pstC gene encoding phosphate ABC transporter permease subunit PstC has translation MSNESSRLQLTGGQQRRVVRERLYRWILFLCAALSVFVTVSIVVALAVDAVQFFEMVHPVEFFTGTTWITNREQFGVLPLVTGTVLVTAVAAVIAVPVGVGAAVYLSEYASDRARAVLKPGLEILAGIPTVVYGYLALVYLTPFLRTLGIELGTFNVLSASIMVGVMIIPMVSSLSEDAMSAVPDALREAGYALGGTKYDVSTGVVIPAAVSGIFASFILALSRAIGETMIVVMAMGLRPKMLDLTNPTASLTESGQTMTSAMVQAVTSDVGAQSPTYKSMFALGLTLFAITFLMNYLSNRISERYREEYQ, from the coding sequence ATGAGCAACGAATCGAGCCGTTTGCAGTTGACCGGGGGCCAGCAGCGGCGCGTGGTCCGGGAGCGGCTGTACCGCTGGATCCTGTTTCTCTGTGCGGCGCTGTCCGTGTTCGTAACCGTTAGTATCGTCGTGGCGCTGGCCGTCGATGCGGTGCAGTTTTTCGAGATGGTCCATCCCGTCGAGTTCTTCACCGGAACCACCTGGATCACCAACCGGGAGCAGTTCGGCGTGCTCCCGCTCGTCACGGGCACGGTGCTCGTGACCGCCGTCGCCGCGGTCATCGCGGTGCCGGTCGGGGTCGGCGCGGCCGTCTACTTGAGCGAGTACGCCAGCGACCGCGCCCGGGCCGTGCTGAAGCCGGGGCTGGAGATACTCGCCGGGATCCCGACCGTCGTGTACGGCTACCTCGCGCTCGTGTATCTCACTCCGTTCCTCCGGACGCTCGGGATCGAGCTGGGTACGTTCAACGTGTTGAGCGCCTCGATCATGGTCGGCGTGATGATCATTCCGATGGTGTCGAGCCTCAGCGAGGACGCCATGAGCGCCGTCCCCGACGCGCTTCGGGAGGCAGGGTACGCCCTCGGTGGCACGAAGTACGACGTATCGACCGGCGTGGTCATCCCCGCTGCTGTCTCCGGGATCTTCGCCTCGTTCATCCTCGCGCTGTCGCGGGCGATCGGCGAGACGATGATCGTCGTGATGGCGATGGGGCTCAGGCCGAAGATGCTCGACCTGACGAACCCGACCGCGAGCCTCACCGAGTCCGGACAGACGATGACCTCCGCGATGGTCCAGGCCGTCACGAGCGACGTCGGCGCGCAGTCCCCGACGTACAAGAGCATGTTCGCGCTCGGCCTGACGCTGTTTGCGATCACCTTCCTCATGAACTACCTCAGCAACCGCATCTCGGAACGATACAGGGAGGAGTACCAATGA
- a CDS encoding PstS family phosphate ABC transporter substrate-binding protein: MTPDLTRPLDSVSRRDFLAATGSASALAIAGCTEETDANNDSNDGGGGGGGGGGGGDDDGNGGGGGGGSLSGDVVITGSSTVFPISDAMAELFMEDHPEVNVTVDSTGSGGGFENHFCPGNSDINGASRPIKDAETENCQSNGVEPVEFHIAGDALTMAVNNDADWVDSMTFDELSQIWREDGAQQWSDVRDEWPDEDLELFGPASTSGTYDWFNENVIGPDYNHTAQHEPTEEDNLIVQGIQDSQYAMGYFGYAYYNQNSDAVKAVNIAAEEGDEPTEPSLANAKDGSYPMARPLFIYPAQSSIQNKEQVYEFLSFYLEQAETDIVQEIGYVPSSQQMRDDNLSKLDEIAGN; the protein is encoded by the coding sequence ATGACGCCCGACTTGACGCGTCCGCTCGATTCGGTATCGCGGAGAGACTTCCTGGCGGCGACCGGCTCCGCCAGCGCCCTGGCAATCGCGGGCTGTACGGAGGAAACCGACGCCAACAACGACAGTAACGATGGCGGCGGCGGTGGCGGCGGCGGCGGTGGCGGCGGTGACGACGACGGAAACGGCGGTGGCGGCGGTGGCGGTAGCCTGTCCGGTGACGTCGTCATCACCGGGAGCAGCACGGTGTTCCCCATCTCCGACGCGATGGCGGAGCTGTTCATGGAGGACCACCCGGAGGTCAACGTCACGGTGGACTCCACGGGGAGCGGCGGCGGGTTCGAGAACCACTTCTGCCCGGGCAACTCCGACATCAACGGCGCGTCGCGCCCGATCAAGGACGCCGAGACGGAGAACTGTCAGAGCAACGGCGTCGAGCCGGTCGAGTTCCACATCGCCGGCGACGCGCTGACGATGGCCGTCAACAACGACGCCGACTGGGTCGACAGCATGACCTTCGACGAGCTGTCCCAGATCTGGCGCGAGGACGGTGCACAGCAGTGGTCCGACGTCCGCGACGAGTGGCCCGACGAGGACCTCGAACTGTTCGGTCCGGCCTCGACCTCCGGCACGTACGACTGGTTCAACGAGAACGTCATCGGTCCGGACTACAACCACACGGCCCAGCACGAGCCCACGGAGGAGGACAACCTCATCGTGCAGGGTATCCAGGACAGCCAGTACGCGATGGGTTACTTCGGGTACGCCTACTACAACCAGAACTCCGACGCCGTGAAGGCGGTCAACATCGCGGCCGAGGAGGGCGACGAGCCCACCGAGCCGAGCCTCGCGAACGCGAAGGACGGCTCCTACCCGATGGCCCGCCCGCTGTTCATCTACCCGGCCCAGTCGTCCATTCAGAACAAGGAGCAGGTCTACGAGTTCCTCAGCTTCTACCTGGAGCAGGCCGAGACCGACATCGTTCAGGAGATCGGTTACGTCCCGTCCAGCCAGCAGATGCGCGACGACAACCTCAGCAAGCTCGACGAGATCGCGGGTAACTAA
- a CDS encoding NADH-ubiquinone oxidoreductase-F iron-sulfur binding region domain-containing protein — MAAVGSTGVGAVEPLVLVTHDGRTAAHARCTPDRAADVVAAAADDPDGIADGADAVVEHEPGRPRLPALDLSGLDAGDRRVLGACGWRRPTEPADHEAAGGFAEHEATAVRDAAADLRGRGWGDWCRDRPLGGTWDAARAADGDPCVVVNGHGNPADALLLASAPFEVLEGAQAAARAVGGDRVVVYASSDDARAVEAVREAAERYPDPAASVDVVAGPPEYRAAEPTMALEAIEGNHRLEARLRPPGPEKEGLHGCPTLVHTPRTLAYLAVALREGGPADTRAVTVTGDVDAPATVELPESETLAAAVDAATVDGEFKAACVGGRFGGVTRSLDVAHAPEDLAEAGLGTEGVVQVLAEDRCIVEFVGKRAQFASETNCGRCVPCREGTTQLAERLRDVYDRNYDAAGIEELVRVMERSSICAFGEDAGRPARTAMAAFESEFEAHARGRCPAGRCMETTEGIAQ; from the coding sequence GTGGCGGCAGTCGGCTCGACGGGGGTCGGGGCAGTCGAGCCGCTCGTGCTGGTGACCCACGACGGTCGGACCGCCGCCCACGCGCGCTGCACGCCCGACCGCGCCGCGGACGTGGTCGCCGCGGCGGCCGACGACCCCGACGGGATCGCGGACGGTGCCGACGCCGTCGTCGAACACGAGCCCGGACGACCCCGGCTCCCGGCGCTCGACCTCTCGGGCCTCGACGCGGGCGACCGGCGCGTCCTTGGCGCGTGCGGGTGGCGACGGCCGACCGAACCGGCCGACCACGAGGCCGCCGGCGGGTTCGCCGAGCACGAGGCGACCGCCGTCCGGGACGCCGCCGCGGACCTCCGCGGCAGAGGGTGGGGCGACTGGTGTCGCGACCGCCCGCTTGGCGGGACGTGGGACGCCGCCCGCGCGGCCGACGGCGACCCCTGCGTCGTCGTCAACGGCCACGGCAACCCCGCCGACGCGCTGCTGCTCGCCAGCGCGCCCTTCGAGGTTCTGGAGGGGGCGCAGGCGGCCGCCCGCGCCGTCGGTGGCGACCGCGTGGTCGTGTACGCGTCGAGCGACGACGCCCGCGCGGTCGAGGCGGTCCGCGAGGCCGCCGAGCGCTACCCGGACCCGGCGGCGAGCGTCGACGTGGTCGCCGGGCCGCCGGAGTACCGCGCGGCCGAGCCGACGATGGCGCTCGAAGCGATCGAGGGGAACCACCGGCTGGAGGCGCGGCTCCGCCCGCCCGGCCCCGAAAAGGAGGGGCTCCACGGCTGCCCGACGCTGGTTCACACGCCGCGGACGCTGGCCTACCTCGCGGTGGCGCTCCGCGAGGGCGGGCCGGCCGACACGCGCGCCGTGACCGTGACGGGCGACGTCGACGCGCCCGCGACGGTCGAACTGCCCGAGTCGGAGACGCTCGCCGCCGCGGTCGACGCCGCGACCGTGGACGGCGAGTTCAAGGCCGCCTGCGTCGGCGGGCGGTTCGGCGGCGTCACGCGGTCGCTCGACGTCGCGCACGCGCCCGAGGACCTCGCGGAGGCGGGCCTCGGCACCGAAGGCGTCGTGCAGGTGCTCGCCGAGGACCGCTGCATCGTCGAGTTCGTCGGGAAGCGCGCGCAGTTCGCGTCCGAGACGAACTGCGGCCGCTGTGTCCCCTGTCGCGAGGGGACGACCCAGCTCGCCGAGCGGCTCCGCGACGTCTACGACCGGAACTACGACGCCGCGGGGATCGAGGAGCTCGTCCGCGTGATGGAGCGGTCGAGCATCTGCGCGTTCGGGGAGGACGCGGGCCGGCCCGCCCGGACCGCGATGGCGGCGTTCGAATCGGAGTTCGAGGCCCACGCCCGCGGGCGCTGTCCGGCGGGTCGTTGCATGGAGACCACGGAGGGGATCGCACAATGA
- a CDS encoding 2Fe-2S iron-sulfur cluster-binding protein — translation MSSERTDTADVPPLTEGIAPGTATDPDVSSDEPATVTVDGIEVSLDAGDTLLDAVEAVEPDESVPALCSYDRQEIGPRSECRTCMVETDAYGVVPACSFPVEDGMTVSTAAEAAAEARDVNLDLVLSDHNLRCTTCGKNGRCELQDAAIDQEVEEPRYGVLDDREEYEPIDDSSSFIQIDRNKCILCNRCVEACNDVQVEGVLRMEGSGQDTRIGFQNDAATMEESTCVSCGHCVTVCPTGSLVEKGIEDATTIPIPGFTQKNSVGKTYENSGETKGPMTPKKRPERPDADGESATADEGSSAGDDPGGVWSDDGGDWP, via the coding sequence ATGAGTTCGGAACGCACGGATACGGCGGACGTCCCGCCGCTGACGGAGGGGATCGCGCCCGGAACCGCGACCGACCCGGACGTATCGAGCGACGAGCCGGCCACGGTGACCGTCGACGGGATCGAGGTGTCGCTCGACGCGGGCGACACGCTGCTGGACGCCGTCGAGGCGGTCGAGCCCGACGAGTCGGTTCCGGCGCTGTGTAGCTACGACAGACAGGAGATCGGCCCGCGGAGCGAGTGCCGGACCTGCATGGTCGAAACCGACGCGTACGGCGTCGTCCCGGCCTGTAGCTTCCCGGTCGAGGACGGCATGACGGTCAGCACCGCGGCGGAGGCGGCCGCCGAGGCGCGCGACGTGAACCTCGACCTGGTGCTGTCGGACCACAACCTGCGCTGTACGACCTGCGGGAAGAACGGCCGCTGCGAACTGCAGGACGCCGCCATCGATCAGGAGGTCGAGGAGCCGCGTTACGGGGTGCTGGACGACCGCGAGGAGTACGAGCCGATCGACGACTCCTCGTCGTTCATCCAGATAGACCGCAACAAGTGCATCCTCTGTAACCGCTGCGTCGAGGCCTGCAACGACGTGCAGGTCGAGGGCGTCCTCCGCATGGAGGGGTCGGGGCAGGACACGCGGATCGGCTTCCAGAACGACGCCGCGACGATGGAAGAGTCCACCTGCGTCTCCTGTGGCCACTGCGTCACCGTCTGCCCGACCGGGTCGCTCGTGGAGAAGGGGATCGAGGACGCGACGACGATCCCGATCCCCGGGTTCACCCAGAAGAACAGCGTCGGTAAGACCTACGAGAACTCCGGGGAGACGAAGGGGCCGATGACGCCGAAGAAGCGCCCGGAGCGCCCGGACGCCGACGGGGAGTCGGCCACGGCCGATGAAGGATCCAGTGCCGGCGACGACCCCGGCGGCGTCTGGAGCGACGACGGGGGTGACTGGCCGTGA
- the fdhF gene encoding formate dehydrogenase subunit alpha, with protein sequence MQQAKEQAMENVENVAEGVAAETLPEGKLFEIAQSIGDKRLEELNVADTTCGYCAVGCRFDLYSDGEEVLAARPTAEEDAPVNGISTCVKGKFGYDFVNSDDRLTAPLVRDESGEFREASWDEALSRVAEGLGGIKEEHGGDALSVIASSKATNEENYLMGKFARQVLGTNSVDNCNRLCHSSTVAGLAQTYGYGAASISTEDLELADCILLTGSNTTEAHPVLATRIKQNVRDGADLLVFDPREVQIAEYATQYSQVNPGYDAVWINAVTRHIVNNDLHDEEFVAERTTGFEDLKESLQEFTPERVEEITGIPHAEIVSAAETIAEADRTVFGWTLGLTEHSHGTENVLAMANLAAVTGNLGKPGAGVSPFRGQNNVQGGGGDMGPLPDNFPGYQDIADDEVRAKFEDAWDCDISGEYGYYTTQMFLAADDDDLRGMYVIGENPALSEPGVNHAEDVLADLDFLVVQDLFVTETAQYADVVLPACSFVEKTGTFTNTDRTVQKVNEVMEPKGDSRPDWRILQDLANRMGRDWDYDSTAEVMDEVNSLTPLYGGVTHERVEREGGLQWPCWDEDHPGTERLYTEEFNTDDGKAHLQGVGFSEPAETPDEEYPFTLTTGRVLYQYHTGTMTHREEGIMQYTPSDFVEVHPDTAASHGIESGDMVRIASRRGEITVPAQVTDRVGPDNVFVPIHFAESAVNRLTDEERLDPAAATPEFKVSAVRIAPAEGESEPVRPSGADVTGDD encoded by the coding sequence ATGCAACAGGCGAAAGAGCAGGCGATGGAGAACGTCGAGAACGTCGCCGAGGGCGTCGCCGCCGAGACGCTCCCCGAGGGCAAACTGTTCGAGATCGCCCAGTCGATCGGCGACAAGCGCCTGGAGGAACTGAACGTCGCGGACACCACCTGTGGCTACTGCGCCGTCGGCTGCCGGTTCGACCTGTACTCCGACGGCGAGGAGGTGCTCGCCGCGCGGCCCACCGCCGAGGAGGACGCGCCCGTCAACGGCATCTCGACGTGCGTGAAAGGGAAGTTCGGCTACGACTTCGTCAACTCCGACGACCGCCTGACCGCGCCGCTGGTCCGCGACGAGTCGGGCGAGTTCCGCGAGGCGTCGTGGGACGAGGCGCTGTCCCGTGTCGCCGAGGGACTCGGCGGGATCAAGGAGGAACACGGCGGCGACGCGCTGTCGGTGATCGCCTCCTCGAAGGCGACCAACGAGGAGAACTACCTGATGGGCAAGTTCGCCCGGCAGGTGCTCGGCACCAACAGTGTCGACAACTGCAACCGCCTCTGTCACTCCTCGACGGTCGCCGGCCTGGCCCAGACGTACGGCTACGGCGCGGCCTCCATCAGCACGGAGGACCTCGAACTCGCCGACTGCATCCTTCTGACGGGGTCGAACACCACGGAGGCCCACCCGGTGCTGGCGACGCGGATCAAGCAGAACGTCCGGGACGGCGCGGACCTGCTCGTGTTCGACCCGCGGGAGGTCCAGATCGCCGAGTACGCCACCCAGTACAGCCAGGTCAACCCCGGCTACGACGCGGTGTGGATCAACGCCGTCACCCGCCACATCGTCAACAACGACCTCCACGACGAGGAGTTCGTCGCGGAGCGGACGACCGGGTTCGAGGACCTGAAGGAGTCGCTCCAGGAGTTCACGCCGGAGCGCGTCGAGGAGATAACCGGGATCCCGCACGCGGAGATCGTGTCGGCAGCCGAGACCATCGCCGAGGCGGACCGCACCGTCTTCGGATGGACGCTCGGCCTCACCGAGCACTCCCACGGCACGGAGAACGTGCTGGCGATGGCGAACCTCGCGGCGGTCACGGGCAACCTCGGCAAGCCCGGGGCCGGCGTCTCGCCGTTCCGCGGCCAGAACAACGTGCAGGGCGGCGGCGGCGACATGGGGCCGCTACCGGACAACTTCCCCGGCTATCAGGACATCGCCGACGACGAGGTCCGCGCGAAGTTCGAGGACGCCTGGGACTGCGACATCTCCGGGGAGTACGGCTACTACACCACCCAGATGTTCCTCGCGGCGGACGACGACGACCTGCGGGGGATGTACGTGATCGGCGAGAACCCCGCGCTCTCCGAACCGGGCGTCAACCACGCCGAGGACGTGCTCGCCGACCTGGACTTCCTCGTCGTGCAGGACCTGTTCGTCACCGAGACCGCACAGTACGCCGACGTGGTGTTGCCGGCCTGCTCGTTCGTCGAGAAGACCGGGACGTTCACCAACACCGACCGGACCGTCCAGAAGGTAAACGAGGTGATGGAGCCCAAGGGCGACTCGCGGCCCGACTGGAGGATACTCCAGGACCTGGCCAACCGGATGGGCCGGGACTGGGACTACGACTCGACCGCGGAGGTCATGGACGAGGTGAACTCGCTGACGCCGCTGTACGGCGGCGTCACCCACGAGCGCGTCGAGCGCGAGGGCGGCCTCCAGTGGCCCTGCTGGGACGAGGACCACCCGGGCACCGAACGGCTATACACCGAGGAGTTCAATACTGACGACGGGAAGGCCCACCTGCAGGGCGTCGGCTTCAGCGAACCGGCCGAGACGCCGGACGAGGAGTACCCGTTCACGCTGACGACCGGCCGGGTGCTGTACCAGTACCACACCGGCACGATGACCCACCGCGAGGAGGGGATCATGCAGTACACGCCGAGCGACTTCGTCGAGGTACACCCCGACACCGCCGCGAGCCACGGGATCGAGAGCGGCGACATGGTGCGGATCGCGTCCCGCCGCGGCGAGATCACGGTGCCCGCGCAGGTGACCGACCGCGTCGGGCCGGACAACGTGTTCGTCCCGATCCACTTCGCCGAGAGCGCGGTGAACCGCCTGACCGACGAGGAGCGCCTCGACCCGGCCGCGGCGACGCCCGAGTTCAAGGTGTCGGCCGTCCGGATCGCGCCCGCGGAGGGCGAGTCCGAACCGGTCCGACCCTCCGGGGCCGACGTCACGGGGGACGACTGA